The sequence below is a genomic window from Barrientosiimonas humi.
GCGGCCGCGCGCGAGGAGGCCGGGCTCGGCGAGCTGCCGGACGCGACCACGAGCGACCCGGACGGTGCCCGCGGTGCGTCGGTCGAGGGAATTCCGGTGCACGCGTTGCGGATTCGCGGTCACGTGGCGCACCAGGAGGTCACCTTCGGCGCGGTCGGGGAGGCGCTCACGATCCGGCACGACAGCTTCGACCGGGTGAGCTTCATGCCGGGAGTCTTGGAGGGCGTACGGCGGGTCGGGGGGCACCCGGGACTCACTGTGGGGCTGGAGCAGTACCTCGGGCTGTAGTCGGTGGAGTGCCGAGGCGGGGCGCGCGTGCGGTTGTCGTTCCTGCTCGGGCGGTCCGTGCTCGGGGCGGCCGGGCGTACGTGCTCGTGACGCCGTGCTCCCAGGCTCGGCACGGCCTCGCGACACCGGCTGTTCAACTCGGCGTCGCCGACCGCGCCTAGCGTGTCGCTGATGGAAGAGGCGATGTGATCGATCAGGTGCTGCTCTGGCTGGAGCACCTCATGGGCTCGCCGTGGGTCTATGCGGCGCTGTTCTCGATGTCGCTCGTCGACGCGGTGATCCCGGTGTTCCCGAGCGAGGCGCCGATCATCATGGCGGGGGTCTACGCCGCCTCGACCGGCACCCCGAACCTCGTCGGCGTCTTCGTCGCCGCCGCGCTGGGCGCGTGGATCGGCGACCACGTGACCTACTTCATCGGCCGCCGGCTCTCCGGCCGGGTGGACCGGTGGCCGCTCGAGACGCGACGGGGGAGGGCAGTCGAGGCCTCGCGGAGGCTGCTCGCGAAGCGCGGTGGGATGGCGCTGGTCGTCGCGCGGTTCATCCCGTGGGGCCGGATCGCGACGGCCATGGTGATGGGCGCGACGCGCTATCCGCTTCGCTCGTTCTCGGCGTACGACGCCCTCGGCACGACCGTGTGGGCGCTGCACGGCACGCTGCTGGGCTACATCGGGGGAGCGGCGTTCCAGGACCAGCCGCTGAAGGGCATGCTGCTCGGGCTGGGGCTCGCCTTCCTGGTGTCGGTGCTGATCGAGGCGGGCCGGTGGTGGTGGGAGCGGCGCCGCACGCGGCGCGCAGCTGCGGGGCGGTCGACGTCCGCCGGGCCCGACGGGGTCGATACCCCCGATGGGGCTGGCGGGGTCGACCGGGCTGGCGGGGTCGACCGGGCTGACGGGGCCGACCGGGCTGACGGGGCGGGTGGTGCGGGCGGCGGTGCAACCGGCCCGGTGTCCGCCCGGGGCGGGGTCGCGCGGTAGTCGTCACACCACGGTGGCGCCTGCGCGCAGAACGGCGGGGGTCATGCGGTAGTCGTCGCAGCACGGTGTCGCCTGGGCGCCGAACGGCGGGGTCATGCGGTGTCGCTCAGGCGGGGTTGTTGGGGCATGCGGCCGGGGGTGAGGTCCCAGTGGATGCGGCCGTTGGTCAGGGTGCCGTGCAGGAGCTGGGTGTGGACGATGGTGTGGTGGCGGGCGCACAGCAGTGCGCCGTTGTCGAGGGTGGTGGGGCCGCCGGCCCACCAGGGCGTCAGGTGGTGCACGTCGCACCAGTCGGGGGGTCGGTCGCAGCCGGGGAAGGTGCAGTGCTGGTCGCGCAGTACGACGGCGGTGCGCAGGTGGCCGGTGTAGAGGCGTTCTTCGCGGCCGAGGTCGATCAGCTGGCTGTTGCTGTCCAGGACGGCGGGGATGATCCCGGCGCTGCAGGCGATGGTGCGCAGGGTGGCGGGGGCGAGGAGCTCGCCGGTGAGGGTCCGTCCGGTGCCGGGCAGGGTCCCGGCTTGGCGAGGCGGGGCGCCGCTGCCGGGCGGTCGCAGCTTGTCCGGGACGAGGATGTCGGGTGGGTCGGCGTGGGCTTGCAGGGTGGCCAGGTCGAGGATGACGACGGCTTTGCTGCTGCCGGTGATCGATCCGCGGGCGGGTCGGGGGAGCTGGTCGGTGGCGTGCTGGATGAGTTCCATCAGGGCGTCGGCGCGGCGCTTGCCGGGGGTGCGGTCGTCGTAGAGTTTCGCCCCGGCATCGATAGCTGCTTGCGGCATCCGCACCAGCGGCTGCAGCCCGGTCCCCGGCTCGGGCACGGTGCCGCCCGGCCGCCCAGTGGTGAACGCGCCCGAGACCGGCTCGGCGACTGCCTCGGCCGCGGTTTCGCCCGACTGCGCGGCGGTGAACCTCGCAGAATCAGGCCCAGCGACCGCCTCGGTGTTGTCGTCCGGCTGCGCAGTGGCGAACGTGCCCGGGTCAGGTTCGGTGGCTGTCTTCCTCTCGGGCTCCGGCTCGGCGCCTGTCGGCTGCTGGTCGGTTGTCTCGCCCGTGTCGCGTGACGGCTTCTTCTGTCGTCGCTGTTCGTGCTCCGGCGTGCTGGCCCGCTCCGGGCGGGGCCCCGTCGTGCGAGGCGGCTGCCCCGCGTTGTCCTTCGTGTCCACGTGGTCGCAAGGGGTCGGGCGGGGTGCGGCGAGGTGGCTGATGGCTTGTTGCACGATCGCGGCATTGCCGGGAGACAGCTCAGCGACGAGCCGGACGAGCCCGTTGGGCAGGTGCTGGAAGGTCAGGGTCTCCCGGGCCTGGGCGGCGGCTTCGGAGCGGTCGAGGTCGCCGGGTTCGAACCGGGCGATGAGCCGCCGGGTCAGGGCGCGGCGGTCCTTGTCGGTCGCGTCATCACCCAGGGCGAGGTACCAGGACAGGGTCTCGGCCCGGGTCGCGGTCGGGATGAGGCGCTGCAGCCGGGGCGCGTGGTCCAGCGCGTGCGCGACGGCCCGGATGTTGACCAGCCCGGTGCGTACGACCTCGCGGATCAGGGCCCTGCCGGAAGGGTCACCCTCGACCAGGGCCGACCCTTCGCCCCCTTCACGGCCGTGGCCCGAGTCACCGGCGTGACCGTCACCGGCACCAGCGTCACTGTCGTCGTCGGCGTGCTCGCTGGCGGCGGCCTGGCTCTGCGGCCCTGAGTCTGCGGTGGCGTCGAAGGGGACCAGGGTGGCGTGCTGGGCCAGCTCGGTCGCGACGGTCGCGACACGGTGCGCTTGGGCGGGTTCGATCCCCGAGCCCAGCTCGCGGACCCAGTGGGTGGGCGAGGCCGCGGTAGAGCCGGCGATCGTGCCGCGGGTCAGGGCCTCGGTGGTGACCTCGACCGCGAGGGACTCCCCGGCCCGGGTCAGGGCGATCGCGGCCCGGCCGAGGTCGACCAGCTCGTCCTCGCCGAGCTGGTGCAGCACCGAGGGGGCGGCCCGCAGCGCGGTCAGGGTGTCACGGACCTGGCCCAGCAGCGCGGCACCGGCCCCGGGCTGCGCCGTTGCGAACGCGCCCGCCCCGTCACCGCCGTTCCTGGCGTTGGCGGCTGCGTGGGTCAGCTGGGTGGTGATCGGCTGGTCCGGCGGTGTCGCGGTGTGCTCGATGCTCGACATCGTGGTCTTCCCCCTCTCGAGCCTCGCTCTGTCCCTGCCACCCATACTCGTACACGTGTTCGATCAAGTCAAGGGGTTCGGGGGGTGAATTGTGTTTGCTGTCAGCGGAATTCGCCGACCGGCGGCCCATACCATCGACCACCGACAACGCCTCAAACTCCCACGCGTCGCACGGTGTGCCGGACCTCCGCCGAAGGGTGCGCTGCGGATGGTCACGGTGTGCCGGACGTCCGCCGAACAGTGCGGCAGAGCGCACGTCCCAACGGTCCTCCGCCGAAGGGTGCGCTGCGGATGGTCACGGTGTGCCGGACCTCCGCCGACGGGTGCGCGGTGCGCCGGTTACGAGGTGCCGGTGCTCCGCCGAACAGTGCGGCAGAGCGCACGTCCCAACGGTCCTCCGCCGGGCAGTGCGCTGCGGCCGTCACGGGGCGCCGGTGCTCCGCCGAAGGGTGCGGTGCGGCGGGCGTACGGTCGAGGCGTGCCCACCCTGCTGCTGCTCAACGGCCCCTCGGGCGTCGGCAAGTCCACCCTTGCCGCGCTGTGGGCGCGGGAGGCGGACGCTGCCTGCCTCGATCCGGACCGGCTGCGTGCAGACCTGCCGGAAGCCGCCTCCACCGCCGCGATGCAGGCCGCTCGGGCTCGCACCCTTGAGCTGGCGGCGACCGCGCTGTCCAACGGTCGGGACGTGGTGGTCGCCCAGCTGTGCGCGCGCCCGGAGTTTCCGGATGCGTTGCGGGAGACGGCGATTCGCGCGCAGGCGAACTACGTGGAAGTGCTCCTGGTCGACAGCGTGGCGCATCTGCGCCGGCGGCTGGCCCAGCGTGCGACGAGCGCCGAGGCGCACCACCGGCTGGCCCACGCGGCGCTCGATCTCGACGAGCTGGAGAGCGTCCACGCGGCTCTGGTCGACCGCGCGGCTGCCGACCCGCGCGTCGAGGTGCTGCGCTGCGGGGAGGGGCAGGAGGACATCACGCTGCGCGCGATCGATCAGCTGGTCACGACGGCAGCTGTGCCCCACGCGCCGACGAAGCGCGCGCCGGGCTGATCGCGCACGCCTGGCCGATTCGCACGCACGCTCCCCGGGGCGCAGCCGTCGCCGCCTCGGTCAGCCCTTGCCGCCTCGGTCGGCCACGCCGCCTCAGTCGTCCGTCGCCGCCTCAGTCGTCGCTGAGCACGACGTGCAGCGTGCGCGGGCCGTGCACGCCCTCGACCCGGTCGAGCTCGATGTCGCTCGTGGCGCTCGGGCCACTGATCCAGGTCAGCGGTCGGCGCTCCCGCGCAGCGGCGTGCAGCGCGGCCACCGCGTGCGGCACGTCCGGCACGACCTGGCCGGCCCGCACGACGCACACGTGCACGTCCGGAACCAGGCTGATCGCGCGGCGCCCCTGGTCGGGCTGGTGGTCCAGCACGATCGTCCCCGTCGCCGCGATGCCCACCGCTGCGGCGGTGACGACGGCGTCGAGCCGGTCGAGGTCGTACGCGCTCAGTCCCTCGTCGACCACCACCTCCCCGGCGTACGCCGTCAGCCAGTCCGCGGGCAGGCCCGGCGGGCTGACGACGCGGCGGGCGGCGTAGCGCTCCAGGGCGGCGGCGACCCGGGCCGGGACCTCCGCCGCGGGGCAGCGCTCGACCACCGCCCGATAGTCGGCCGTGGTCTCCAGGAACTCCTCGAGCATCGCTGCCGGGTCGACCGTGGCGAGCGCCGGCTGGGTGGCCACCGGTACGTCAGGACGGTCGGGCTCGAGCGCGCTGCGCACCCGCGCCAGGATCTCCTCGCGAGCCTCGCTCACCGCACACCCCCTGCAGCTCCAGGACCGCCGGATCCGGTTGTGCCTGTTGCAGATTCGCCGTGCGTGCGCACCCACCACTCGCGGAAGGTCTCGCGCGGCGGGACCGGCGCGTTGCGTGCCTCGGTCCAGGCCGACGCCGGCCACGGAAGCCGGTGGATCGACGTGCGCCGTCCGAGCAGCAGCGACCCGAGCGTCGCCGCGTCCTGCGCCTTCTCGAACCGGCGGTGGTCGGCGAACATCCATGCAGCCGACCGCATCGCGGCGCCCTCGGCCGTCGGCAGACCGCCGCGCTTGCCGTCGATCACCTGCGTGCGCAGCCGCACCAGCAACCGTGGGATGTCGATGCGCACCGGACACACCTCGAAGCACGCGCCGCACAGGCTCGACGCGTACGGCAGGGACTGGTCGAGCTTGCTCGACGTCCCCCGCAGCTGAGGCGTGAGCACGGCGCCGATCGGCCCGGGATAGACCGAGCCGTACGCGTGCCCGCCCGCGCGCTCGTACACCGGGCAGACGTTGAGGCAGGCCGAGCAGCGGATGCAGCGCAGCGCCTGCCGGCCGACCTCGTCGGCGAGCACCGACGTGCGGCCGTTGTCGAGCAGGATCACGTGCACGTCCTGCGGGCCGTCGCCGGCGGCAGCACCGGTCCACATCGTCGTGTAGGGGTTCATCCGCTCGCCGGTGCTGGACCGGGGGAGCAGCTGCAGGAACGTCGACAGGTCCGACCAGCTCGGCAGCACCTTCTCGATCCCGACCACCGAGATCAGCGTCTCGGGGAGCGTCAGGCACATGCGCCCGTTGCCCTCCGACTCCAGAACCACCAGCGAACCCGTCTCGGCGATCGCGAAGTTGGCGCCGGAGATCGCGACCTTCGCGCGCAGGAACTTCTCGCGCAGGTGCAGCCGCGCC
It includes:
- a CDS encoding LutC/YkgG family protein; translation: MSEAREEILARVRSALEPDRPDVPVATQPALATVDPAAMLEEFLETTADYRAVVERCPAAEVPARVAAALERYAARRVVSPPGLPADWLTAYAGEVVVDEGLSAYDLDRLDAVVTAAAVGIAATGTIVLDHQPDQGRRAISLVPDVHVCVVRAGQVVPDVPHAVAALHAAARERRPLTWISGPSATSDIELDRVEGVHGPRTLHVVLSDD
- a CDS encoding DUF222 domain-containing protein — its product is MSSIEHTATPPDQPITTQLTHAAANARNGGDGAGAFATAQPGAGAALLGQVRDTLTALRAAPSVLHQLGEDELVDLGRAAIALTRAGESLAVEVTTEALTRGTIAGSTAASPTHWVRELGSGIEPAQAHRVATVATELAQHATLVPFDATADSGPQSQAAASEHADDDSDAGAGDGHAGDSGHGREGGEGSALVEGDPSGRALIREVVRTGLVNIRAVAHALDHAPRLQRLIPTATRAETLSWYLALGDDATDKDRRALTRRLIARFEPGDLDRSEAAAQARETLTFQHLPNGLVRLVAELSPGNAAIVQQAISHLAAPRPTPCDHVDTKDNAGQPPRTTGPRPERASTPEHEQRRQKKPSRDTGETTDQQPTGAEPEPERKTATEPDPGTFATAQPDDNTEAVAGPDSARFTAAQSGETAAEAVAEPVSGAFTTGRPGGTVPEPGTGLQPLVRMPQAAIDAGAKLYDDRTPGKRRADALMELIQHATDQLPRPARGSITGSSKAVVILDLATLQAHADPPDILVPDKLRPPGSGAPPRQAGTLPGTGRTLTGELLAPATLRTIACSAGIIPAVLDSNSQLIDLGREERLYTGHLRTAVVLRDQHCTFPGCDRPPDWCDVHHLTPWWAGGPTTLDNGALLCARHHTIVHTQLLHGTLTNGRIHWDLTPGRMPQQPRLSDTA
- a CDS encoding DedA family protein, which gives rise to MIDQVLLWLEHLMGSPWVYAALFSMSLVDAVIPVFPSEAPIIMAGVYAASTGTPNLVGVFVAAALGAWIGDHVTYFIGRRLSGRVDRWPLETRRGRAVEASRRLLAKRGGMALVVARFIPWGRIATAMVMGATRYPLRSFSAYDALGTTVWALHGTLLGYIGGAAFQDQPLKGMLLGLGLAFLVSVLIEAGRWWWERRRTRRAAAGRSTSAGPDGVDTPDGAGGVDRAGGVDRADGADRADGAGGAGGGATGPVSARGGVAR
- a CDS encoding AAA family ATPase, with the protein product MPTLLLLNGPSGVGKSTLAALWAREADAACLDPDRLRADLPEAASTAAMQAARARTLELAATALSNGRDVVVAQLCARPEFPDALRETAIRAQANYVEVLLVDSVAHLRRRLAQRATSAEAHHRLAHAALDLDELESVHAALVDRAAADPRVEVLRCGEGQEDITLRAIDQLVTTAAVPHAPTKRAPG
- a CDS encoding LutB/LldF family L-lactate oxidation iron-sulfur protein, with translation MSGEGRARGRTRLPRAETTATFVGMPAFPSMAREALDNTQQRRNLAHATHTIRTKRAAVVGEVPQWEALRLNGSQTKDHMLAHLDDYLLQLEENLVEAGATVHWARDADEANRIAIDLVRAEGVDEVVKVKSMATQEIELNEALEAAGIAAWETDLAELIVQLGHDRPSHILVPAIHRNRSEIRDIFRREMARAGRPAPEGLTDEPTQLADAARLHLREKFLRAKVAISGANFAIAETGSLVVLESEGNGRMCLTLPETLISVVGIEKVLPSWSDLSTFLQLLPRSSTGERMNPYTTMWTGAAAGDGPQDVHVILLDNGRTSVLADEVGRQALRCIRCSACLNVCPVYERAGGHAYGSVYPGPIGAVLTPQLRGTSSKLDQSLPYASSLCGACFEVCPVRIDIPRLLVRLRTQVIDGKRGGLPTAEGAAMRSAAWMFADHRRFEKAQDAATLGSLLLGRRTSIHRLPWPASAWTEARNAPVPPRETFREWWVRTHGESATGTTGSGGPGAAGGVR